The DNA region TTTTGTGTTATCAGTGTGTTGTGCCAGTGGCTAGTACCACCTTTCAGGGACCAGACACCTCACCACAGGCGTATGGAGCAAGAGTGCCAACGCCACAGCGCTTGTCTGATGTCCTGGCTGCTGCCAGGGTCTGGCATGCTGGTGCCTAGGTCAGGAGTTGTGTCTGAAAAACTCTCGGTGAACACACTCTGCTGTTAAATTAGGAAGAGCTTTGGGACGGGTGGCTGTGTTGCCCTTGACATTTTTTCTGCAGGAGTGTAGAAGACAGTCTGGCATGTTACGATCACATACGATCAGATTTTTGATGAGCCTTGTTACTTCCAAGAGCAGAGTATATTTCAACAGCCTTAAAATGCCAGCACTTGGTATAATGGCTGGGTCATTCTGCAGCTATTGCCAAAAACCTGATTGCCCATTTGGAAGGAAGAACAGAGATGTGTCATTTTATGAAGGGTTGCAATGGGGGGAGATTTTTACCTGCAGGTGAAAAATTATGTGTGTTGCTTTGTTACTGTCATTTGCTGCTTGCGCATTTATCATCactgtttttatgtattttattctctgtttGAGGAGCTGCTGGCTACAAGTAACCAGTAATCTCTTGGTTTTCTCTGATATCTTTTAATTATTCatgtatttcctttccttctgtgtgtGCGGTCAGGTGCAGGCTGTGTATGTTAGCATGGCATGCATATGCTGTATGCCAGAGGCCTTTTGTACTTTGACTAAGAGAAAAAAGCAGTTGTGTATGATGTGTAATGGGCTTATAGTAATTATAAGTCAATAACATGaatcttgttttcttctcaaCTGTAAAAAAACAGTTCCTGGGTTTCCTGTCTGTGTCTTTGACAAGTTTACATTTCCTCTCAATAAGGAAAATACCGacctttttttaagcaaactttAGGTCAGCTTCAGTGACGTGGTATCCAGTCTTAGCTGTATTTGCTGCCTCTCTTCAGTGAGGCTGAGCTCAGTACACTGCCAACCCTCCAGCTACGTCGAAGCCTGCAGACTCCTCCGCTGCAGCTGCATGCTTGAGCAAACCTGCAGCTGGGTCCAAAGCCTGTGGACAGGATTAAGCCCAGTTAGATTAATGTTCTGGTGGAGGAGAAGGTGTAACTGCCGTAACATCACATTACAAATTCGGAGTTAGATGCAATCCTTGTGCAGTCTGAGGGCATTAAAATACCTGGCAATGCCATGCCTGTGCTGTAAGCTGTGGTTAATTGACCTGGTCTCCTGATTTTGCTGCTCTGAACTTTCTAGGCAAGTACTGGCTAATGGCATGACTGTCCTCTTAATGCTGGGGTGACTCCTGCTTAAAACCAAAATCTTAGCAAgaagattttaaattttccttGCAATAATTGTCATCTCTTTGAGGCAGGAGATAAAAGGTGGATAGACAAAATATCCCAAACCGCTGCTCCCTAAATGCTTGAGACCTTGACAGCACATCAGTAGGTTGGTACCGTTGCGAggttacctggtttggggtttctgtTACTTGAAAACATAAATAATGGGCATGTTCAGTACTATGTTCAATGCTGCTTGTGAACAGTGATTATAAAACTTCATAGCACAGACATGTTTGTACACCCATAACTGGGCCGTGACTGGCAGGGCATGGGAGCAGGTCCATGCCATAACAAagctgccagagctgctggggcAAGCTGAGCATCGTGTGGTAGCTTCAAATGCACACGTGTGCTTTCCAGATATCCTTATCGCTCCAAAGCAGGGTGCCATGTTCCAGCCGCTAGGAttggtggggctttttttgtttgttttctttaaatttagtaGCTGGAGCACAGTTCTGCATTGGTGGGTGGTGTTGGTGGGAAGTTTCACTTCTCTGGTCTACCAGAAGCCTGAAGGCAGTTCCTTGTGTGCTTTGGGCAGGGATTTCTCAGAGTTAGAGGTGAGATGAAACATTTCGGAAGAGGGAAGTGAGATGCTGGAAATTACTTCTGCTCTGCTTTTATTGAGCTAGTGTTGAGCTTGATAACCTCTCTTCAGGAAATTTTGAACCTTGCACCACATCCTAAATACTGAACTGAAGTCATTTGGAGGAGGTGAAGGTGCAGGCAGGTGAAATGTCTCtgttgggatggggaggaagcagACTGCTTCATGGGTGCTTCTTAAAAATGGAGCATCCCATAGGATGGGAGAAGTGTCTTGCAGATGCCTGAGCCAGGTGTAAGACCTGTCCTTGGTAGGCACAGTTTAGCAGTAGCCAGAGAGGCCAAGAGCATTGTCTCAttctcttctcctgccttttGGCTTAGATGGGAAGAAGACATAGCCACCCCTGAAATCTCAGAGAGGCTTATGCCCCATAATACAGTGCACCAGCATGCAGGTTTCAGGTGGCAGCAAAAAGCCCTCGGTAAGACTGGTGATGGTTTAATGAGCGTGTGTAAATGAAAAGCGCCGCAAGGACTTGGAGTGCTCGTGATTGCTCAGAAAATGATCTTGACTTAAATGCGATCTTCACTTGGTCACAGTTAACTTCACTGGTGTAATTGGTGGTAATAGACTTCTGCGTGCTGCCTGTGCAGGTATCGGTAATgacaaggcagcagcagagcaagaaGCAGGGAAGGAGATGACACTTTGAGcctgcttttattttactttgtataCTCATTCTGCCAGATCCTTGTCATGCTTTTAGCACTTGCTGTGGTTCGTTGTTTGAATGTCAGTGGTATTTGAAGTTTAATTGCTTTGTGAGCTGTAAGAGCCTGGTTTAATGCATGTTTTTTGTAAGTTTGCAGAAGGTACAGAGTTGTTGGTGACACTGAGAGTCACTACAAATAATGTAGTTgaggcagaaggagaaggaagctgCAGGGGTTGTGGCACTTCATTCCCCAAAAAGTATTTACATGAACAGACGCAACTTCACAGTCTCCTGGTCCTTGCCTCAACCTTTTGTGCACACCAATGAGTTGATTTGAAGAGGAGAAGTTTGATCTCAGCCCTGAATCAGATAACAGGGAGCTTCGTGCAACAAAAAGGACTTGCACAGCAAGTATGTCAGGGCAGTATGTTTCTGACAGTACACGAAAAAGCTGCCTTAAGAACAAGCCATGGAAAATTGAGGCATTAGAAACACATGGAAATAATAAGGTGTTCTTATAAAAAAGTAAGAATGTAActgaaatcctgttgtgcctgtagaatCACAGCTCTCCATGCAGTATGAATAGCTGTGCATTCTTTTTTGAACAGGAGTGACACTGGCACTGGAGAAGTTACTAGCGTGTGATGGCCACACGGGCAGGTTTTCCTGAACCCTTTACTGCAAATGCTCTTAGTCCTATAGAGATACAGAAAAAGGACAatgtaatacaaaaaaacccaaacatgataTAGAAGGGAAGGGCAAGGGCTGCGTGTAGGTGCAGTGCATCATGCCAGAGTTTTCTGGCTCATTTCCTTCATTCTTTTGTTTATCTTCTCTAAATCGCAGGGAACAAAGGGCTGATGGCTATGTATTTTCTGGTAGCCAAAATACCATAAAACCTATGCATTTGCTCTAAACGGGGAATGTGGTGGGGGTggcagtgttttgtttttgttttctatgCTGCTCAGTTATGAAGTCCTGTAGTGACATTTTAACACTTATTTCAGACACAGTCATAAACATTCTCTTTCTGAATCTGATAAGGGCACAATAGCCCATAGAACCAGTCTGTGCCTGTATCTTAATCTAGGGACTATAGACAAGCAGCTATAGGGAAAGCTATGCTCCTGCAAAATCCATTGCTGTCAAACTGGAATTGGTGCCTAAGCCAAGAGCAAGTCTGGTTTTGTGTATTTGCAGAAGTTGGGGTTAATAGAAAAAGATGTGGTTTATTCGTATGTGTATTTGAGTGTACCTCCGTGTTAAAAACATACTGCTTTGTGAATGCCCTTTCTCCCCACTCCTGTGTGAAGTGAAGGCAGAAGTCCTTCCCTTAAAAACTTCATGGCTCTTTGGCAGTGATGCTGTTCCTGGTGTTCCAGTTCTGTTTCAGTCTGGGCAGTTTCTGCTGGGTGAGTTGCTGAAGTCTCCCGTTAGACCAAAGGCAGCAACAAACTGGAGTGTTGGGTGATGTTAGGGCCAAATCGCTCCGGCTCAGTCAGCCCCTGGCTTTGCCTGGCTGTGTGAGCTTCTCTGTATCCCCTCCCACCCCATGCTGTGCTGCAATTGTCAGGTGCTAAGCAGCAGGCAAAGACCAGCCCTGTACTGTACACCAGTATCAGTAAAATACGTAATCTGAAGCCAAATTTATATCCTTTTACCATTCTACATCAGAGATAATCTCTCTCtatgaaatacatatttacatcaaaaaattataaaacaaacgCGTTAGATTCAAACTCCATTATAATCTGACTTCATAAATGATAGAAAATTTGTCTTCAGTGATTTAACAACTTTAGGACTGTATTTGATTAAATATCCATCAGTGCTTGACATCTAAATAATTTAGAACCTTCTCCCTTTGGAAAGAGAGAGGCAgcatgagagagagaggaaagagagagagtgacCAGCCAGGAGTTCAGAAGTATGTGATTTTAAGTGGATGGGTCTTTGAAAGCATGTGGCTATGTTGTGTTTCCCTAACAGATAGTCAGCTTTCCAAAATTACATGATGGtggtaattttattttagctatttaACCACTGTTAGGAAGACAAAATTTAGAGAATTTAAAAATGGCTTGCTAATTATCTGGTGTGGTTTGTTCTTTGTATTATTTTATCTCTAGATCAGTCGTATTGTCATCGGCTGCAGCACGACATGTATTTTCTTACAAGCAACAGCCGACTGAATGAGCAAGTGGTTGATAAAATTATTCTTCAGCTTAACAGAGTCTACCCCCAAATTCTTAGcaatgcagaagcagaaaaggtaaTTTGATTAATTTTACCATATCTCTGAATGTTGCATGGTTTTTTTGCAGGTCAGTAGCACGGCTGCCCTCTTCCTGACTTGACTCTTGGTGCCACATGCAGCCAATCTTCCTCACCTCTTACTTGCTGACCATTTGTATCTGGGATCTCGTATCAGAGGAGAAGTCACAGGGCTTGCACATTCCCTGTGCCCCGTGGTTATGAGAGAGGGCactctcttcagcagcagcttaaTGCCACAGTCCCTGCCATGACGTCTGATGCCGTGCATGCAGAAacgcactctctctctctctctctctctaaaactGCTTATATAtggtcatatatatatataaccactCCTTGGGAAGGATTGCACCCATCGTGACCAAATGCCCTGCATGCCTGCCTCCTCACATGAGTCGGTGTGGAGTGTCGTGTCAGATGATCTGTGCTGCATCCAGCTGTGTCCACAAAATCATCTATATTAGCTTAATCAGTTTTAGTTGCTGATTAATGTGATGAATAACTCTGAGTATTGGTAGAGAAGGGGGGCATTAGTCCTACTTATAAGTGTGGGAGCTCTGGGAAGTGGGTGGAATTAGTAAATCTTCCAGTGGTGCCACTATGTATGGAGGAAGGCTGCCTGCTCTGGCGTGAAGCTTTCAAAGATGGGTAGCCATTTTtaggaagaaagatttttttaaacttgtgtgGAGTGAAAGTTAAAGCCAGTTAAGAGCTTCCTAGATCCTACTTATAACAGTTTGTACATGCCCTCTGCTGACTTAATTGTCTGCACAAGGCTTGGGGTTTTGGCAGACCAGTATTTTAAGATTAGGCAAAATAGGTCTAATTCTGTCATAATCAAAATCCATGGGGATGAATAGCATTTTGGTGATGTAGAGCAGTGCTAGATCATCAGCTGAGCCAGTCCAGCCACTCAGTTATGATAAACAGTGTGACATGTGCAATTAAAGATCATCTCATTCCCTCAAGAGCttcaaaataaatgcataaagaaTCTTTGAAATTTAATTTGTGACTTCTGCACTTAGCAGACAGAAATGAACTGCTTTTATGTAGGTCCAGGCAAGTTTCTGTCAACTCTATTGAGTGTTTAGGTAGCTTACAATCTCAGCTATATCTGGTAGACCTTTTGTTAGAATAAGGAGTATTGTATAAGGTATGTTGCATTCCTGTCCCCCTAGAGCAGGAATTGATCCTAACTAAGTATAGTACAAAGGTTTTCTACTGTACTGGTCTGAAATATGCTTTACTGTGAATGGCTTTGGATGTTTTCCAAATAAGCTGAATTTGGTTTGATGTGTGTAAGACTTCATTCTCTTTGTAAGCTCTCCTAATATTCATCACATTTTggactacagaaaaaaagtgctttcttctgcagctgcttaCCCTGTTGTCTGAGTAATGAGAATTTGTACATGTTGCGCTGGGTATGCAGCAGTTAATTGTGCTGCAAACAATGAAACATGTAATCTCGGGGTGATGAACACTCAATATTGGGACTAACATAAGTAGTATAAAGTACCTTTTTGGGTGATCATTACTAGGCAACTAAGGGAAAacttaagaaataaaactttataATAAGATTTGTTGATATTTTCTATCAACAGCTGTCAGAATCAAATTGTAGGATACTAAGTACCATGTTAGTTTGAATGCAGAGAAAACATCAAATGCAGAGTAGCTGTCACTTTATCGGGACAGAAAAAAGAATGAGGGAAGGCAGAGGCAATATGCTCTCCATCAAGCAGTGCTGACCAGGTGGAGCTCAGTGTCTTGAAGACAGCTGTGCAGTGCATGTATATCCTTTTTAGGTACCCCTCATTTTTTTGGCCCATTCTTTTAGCAAATGTAAAACATGCTGTATATCTTCACTCCCTGGCATATTGTAAAGTGATGTAAAATTGATCTTCAGCTGTTGTAAGCTCTCTTCTGATAAGTGCTTTTCTCTTACAGTTCAGGAATCCAAAGGCATCACTCCATACCAGACTTTCAGATCTGATAAAGCACCTTCAAAAGAAAGGAGACAGACACTGTCAAGAGTTTTACAGGGCTCTGCAGATCAATGCTGAGGAGCTGTATAATGACCTGCCAAGCAGGAAAATCTTGAGTAAGTTGATTTGTCAGTTGATTGAGTTGTGGATTTCCTCATCAGTGTATTACAAAACCTCATTTCAGATAAAGTTTAGGGTATTTAAATAACCTAAGCaggttatttaaataatttttgggGTATACCTTAATTCCTTCTGACTGGaattttccaaaagctgtaaGGGGTTCTTGTTATTTGTTGACTAGCGTGAGCAGTCTAAAACTCTTTGGTtgttttgaaatatgaaatatgtCTTAAAACAGTTTAAGTGCAACATTTAAGTCAGCAATATAAGTCGTATGAAGTACAATTTCTCTTTTCATAACCATTGCTTCTTAATGGCTTGTTTGTTTCCTCTGTGATTATTCTTTGTAGCATGTAAGAATATTACAAACCTCAAGTTTGTTAAGCTCAAAACTCTGGTGGCCCAGAAGCTTGGTTTTCCCTCAATCCATAAATCTCCAAGTTGTGTCTAGTTTAACGTGAAGCAAACATTCATAGGTCCTTGCAATGATGAACTGTGGTATTAATCATTTAGGATGTGTTTTGTGCAGCTGACAGGCCTGACTGGCGGCCATAAAGCTGCCCCCCAAATATACATGTATGAACTTAAGGACTGAGGCTCAAACAGATTTGATTCTATACTGCAAAGGAGCTCATTTCTTTAAGGGAAAGTATCAAGCCTGACTTGCCAACGTGGGATAATGCTTGCTATgtgttgggggtggtggtggtgttgttttggggttttttttttcccctacctaatgaactggagaaaagaacAATATTCCAAATGGATGGGAAATATGTTCAGGCATCCCGCATACTGAAATGACTTGAGGAGCTTGAGGGAAAGCTCTCACGTTTAAGTTAATGAAGCTGCAAAGGGACTGCAGTTTAAGAAATCCCTGTAAAGTATCTAACAGCCCTAATGCTTCACCAGTCAATTGATTTCTAATTGTAAGAAACTCCACAGTTAGGTGCTGGGGAAGTTTTACACATGTGGGTCAAATTCCAGTGAGATTCAAACCATTACACTGAAAGTCCATAGGTTTAAAAAAGCCAATTAGGCCTCTTTTATCTCTGGAGTGAAAATAGCATGTAAAATTGTAATTACCTTTGAAGATACTGTGTTGTCTAGGttcatttcacttttcattttgaaggaaaGTGTTTGTATCTCCTCAGCACAAATACATACCAGTGGAAGACAGCACCATTTGCCTGCCTACACAGGGAGGCTGCAAAATTACCCCAGGTCTCCACATCCATACCTGAACCTTCTTGAACTGGGAAAGTCTGGGCCCATCCCTTCCTCAGAATCTCAGATGAGCATGAATCCCTATTGATTCAGCCTCGCAGCAACTTTAAGGCAGTGATTTACATCTGATCTTCACCTTGCAGAAGTCATGCCCTTTGAGGGAACAGGCTTTTAAATCAAATAGTCTTGAATCTATCATTTTCACCTAGGTAGAGCTTGAGCAATACATTTTTCAGCCGGGCTGACTGGAAGGCAGCAGACAGCCTTTATTAATTAAAAGCAACTTAAGAAGTCTTAGTGTAGTCACTAAGATTAAAATTTCAAGTGTGTTGATGGTTTAAGAGTTTAAGCTCTGTTAATGTTCAGTAACACCTTCTACAAGCCATTTCTGAAAGTGTAGCTTAACATACGCATACACAGTAGCCAAGGCCTGACTACATCTCATATAGACAGTCTGAATTCAGTTGAGTACTAGAAATAGCATAGCTGTGACCGAGTTCATCCATACCCATAAAACTGACATTGAAAGTTGTGCAGATATTGCGAAGATGAACTCTCACACTACCTCATGCTGTTGTCATGCCTGGACAAACCAGCTGAAAGGGGGGTCTGCATTATGTTTTCACTTTTAGCTAGAGCAAAAACAAGCTTATCCCTGCATCTGATTTATGTGGTTACTTCTGAGAGCTTTTACTCAGGTAGCCACATGAGTTGGCAGGGTTAGGGCTTCTCATGTTCAGACTGCACATAACAAGTACATGTTCTAGAAGTGCTTCACAGATAAAATAGAGCTCTTTGTGGTGCCCTGaaactgttttgctgctgttgcattATGCAAAGGGACTCCAGTAACCATAAGTCATTAAATTCTCTGTATCTTGGTATACTCTCTTTATGTTACCATCCTCAGAACCATGAGAATAATTTAAATAACTGAGTTACAATGCTACAACACGCTGAGACTCTGCAGTTTCCTTACATTGACCTGAGAAGGAAATAATGAGATTATTGTGTTAATATGTTTGCTGCTTCTTAGGAGTTCTGTAACTAAAACAAATGTCTGCATTCTGGGTGGAATGGTCGATAAACTTCTGTGCAGGATTTTAAGCTAAAACCACAAACAATTCTGTTCTTCAGGAAAATCTTCTTTTTCAGTATGAGGCATTATTTCTCATTTAAGTGAACTTGGACATTTTGAATATTAAAAGCATTATCCTTCAGACCTCTAACATGTACAATTTTTATGTTACTCAAATGTTAGTCATAGCAGTAGTTGTTAAATTTGTCAAATTTAGCACAGAGCATTTACCTAATTGACACTAGAGTTTCtaaatgtgaggaaaaaagggaatCCCTAACATGGGGACTTTGTTCTAAGTGCAGATTGAATTGAAACAAGCAGCATTATAAACACCTGGAAAAATCATTGGTGAGGACACTGATGAACTATGTCCAGGACAGAGTTCTGTAATAGATTACATGCAGCTGTagatatgaaaaatgttttctacagAGGAAATCCTTTCAAagatttctttctcatttttaaaacaactttaaaattcGTGCTAGAACAAAATTTCTTTGCCTCAAGTATAATATTGCAAGTGAAATGTTTAGTAATGTCTCAGAATTCCCACTAGAGGGTGGGTAAGGCACACGGCATGGGCAACTTCAGAGCTATTGAAGCCAAACAGGATCTTCCAAGTgactcagaaaatgtttttatttctctcaatGCTGACATGGACTAGAAAGATAAAGGATCAGATCAGCCCCACACAGAGATAGCCTGACAAAAGGGCAGAGATTTTGCTGTGCTCTCCTGTGAAGTGTGAGGATTTCTTAGCTAGAGTATATAGGGAGGACATCCTTCAAAATGGGCAGGCTGTGTAAGGTTGCCATTGATACAGAGTGCACCATGGAGGCTTTGCAGCAATCCTTTCTGCTTCAGTGACTCTCAAGCTTTGCAGCAAAGTGCTTTAGATGTTTCTGTTCTGCTTGAATGCTACGCCCTGTCACCCCACCGAGGGGGATGTGTTTAGCATGGGAGACAGATATTCGCTGTCTAATGTTGGCTGACAACAAGTCCCCTTTGCTGACTTGGTGAGCAGGGCAGTTTCCCAAGGCATGTCACCTAGCTCCAGATTGTCACGTAGAAGAAGGAAATCAGTTGAAACCAAACAGTCTCAAATTCTTCCCTATTGACAGCCAGATTTGGAgctcttgcttttttctgcttttgttttcttttaacccTTTTGATCACAAAGAGGTTTGGCTATAAAAAGTTGTTTTGCAGATTCGTGATGCATTAAAGGAAAGTAATTCCTCTGCCATTTATGGTGACGGTGGTGGTGTTTGGTGTTGCACACACATTCTGCAGACAATGTTATCTCCACATCTGTATGGCAAAGGCACCTCTAAAACAACTGCAGGTGTTTCTGCCCAAAGCAGAAACAGCTTTATTACTACTAACTACCTTGTCTTAAGGTGAACCTCTTTTTCTACTCGAATTTGCAGAAAGGTAGAGGCAAAAATTATGTGCACCAAATGTTAGCACATAGTACCTACAGACTTTCAAAGAAGCTGTACATGTCTTTAGCTGAGAACAGAATTTAGATAAATAATCTGCGCCAAGCAGTTTGTTCCAAGTGCTTCATCTGCCAGATACATTTATGCCCAGAGATTTACTTAAGAACAGAAAGAAGGTTGATGCCTATAAGGGGTGTTTTCAGATTAGCACATATATTAGCAAATAGTGTGTATTTTATTACAATGACAATTTCTGGCATTATGGAAGGATTAGCTCCTGCTTTCCTCACTTGGGAAACAAGTGTAGTTACTTATATGGTTAGTGCTTAACCAGATCAGAGGTGTTGCTGCAGCTGTTTCTAGTTGAATTTCACATGACTATGTGCCTATGTCTTTTGATCAACATATATCCAGATTTAACTATAGCGATGATTTATGTTTGGAGGGGTTAATAGTTTATGTCAAAAttggatatttttctgaaatgtcttgtTTTGCACAATTTTGCATGTGCTGATTGTGTTCATTTGTTTGCTTGAGCTGAGTACTAACTTTTCATGTGTTGCTTTTGTTTCTAGAAACCACAGATTCCACAGAGATAGACACTGACAAGGAGAAATATATGCTAAATGACAGGGGTAAATAAATGCATACAGTGTCACTGGATGGAATGGCTTTTCAGATTATGATGCAATTTATTTTATCATGTAATTTGCATTTCATGTAACAAATTGTTTTATGATGTCTTTACTGTCACAAGTTAAGTGGAATTAATGGAGGAAAACATACTGGGCTGCTGTTGAGGAAACCAGTGCCAGGAAATTCAAGAGACTCTAGAGTTTAATCAATATTTACAATGGTATTTTTACTTACACTGTTATAGCTAAAGTCTTAATTTCCTATGATTTCTTCAGTGCTTGAATAGTAAGGTctattcagctgctgctgctgtcattttgCATAAGGCcatcaataatttttttatataactttcaaattttttcatgtctttttaagTTTTCAATTTAAGTACAAATCATttggaaac from Accipiter gentilis chromosome 23, bAccGen1.1, whole genome shotgun sequence includes:
- the CARD19 gene encoding caspase recruitment domain-containing protein 19 isoform X5, producing the protein MADQSYCHRLQHDMYFLTSNSRLNEQVVDKIILQLNRVYPQILSNAEAEKFRNPKASLHTRLSDLIKHLQKKGDRHCQEFYRALQINAEELYNDLPSRKILKTTDSTEIDTDKEKYMLNDRGPVFFLACFSVAAGFALFWYCCNSDTKVVGRARRILGFSPIIIGRHVRNICMLYLEDISRN
- the CARD19 gene encoding caspase recruitment domain-containing protein 19 isoform X1 — protein: MKAEVLPLKTSWLFGSDAVPGVPVLFQSGQFLLDQSYCHRLQHDMYFLTSNSRLNEQVVDKIILQLNRVYPQILSNAEAEKFRNPKASLHTRLSDLIKHLQKKGDRHCQEFYRALQINAEELYNDLPSRKILKTTDSTEIDTDKEKYMLNDRGPVFFLACFSVAAGFALFWYCCNSDTKVVGRARRILGFSPIIIGRHVRNICMLYLEDISRN
- the CARD19 gene encoding caspase recruitment domain-containing protein 19 isoform X3, with amino-acid sequence MFQPLGLVGLFLFVFFKFSSWSTVLHWWVVLVGSFTSLVYQKPEGSSLCALGRDFSELEFRNPKASLHTRLSDLIKHLQKKGDRHCQEFYRALQINAEELYNDLPSRKILKTTDSTEIDTDKEKYMLNDRGPVFFLACFSVAAGFALFWYCCNSDTKVVGRARRILGFSPIIIGRHVRNICMLYLEDISRN
- the CARD19 gene encoding caspase recruitment domain-containing protein 19 isoform X2, translated to MKAEVLPLKTSWLFGSDAVPGVPVLFQSGQFLLDQSYCHRLQHDMYFLTSNSRLNEQVVDKIILQLNRVYPQILSNAEAEKFRNPKASLHTRLSDLIKHLQKKGDRHCQEFYRALQINAEELYNDLPSRKILSPVFFLACFSVAAGFALFWYCCNSDTKVVGRARRILGFSPIIIGRHVRNICMLYLEDISRN
- the CARD19 gene encoding caspase recruitment domain-containing protein 19 isoform X7 yields the protein MLFLVFQFCFSLGSFCWFRNPKASLHTRLSDLIKHLQKKGDRHCQEFYRALQINAEELYNDLPSRKILKTTDSTEIDTDKEKYMLNDRGPVFFLACFSVAAGFALFWYCCNSDTKVVGRARRILGFSPIIIGRHVRNICMLYLEDISRN
- the CARD19 gene encoding caspase recruitment domain-containing protein 19 isoform X4 yields the protein MMLYKTYQSYCHRLQHDMYFLTSNSRLNEQVVDKIILQLNRVYPQILSNAEAEKFRNPKASLHTRLSDLIKHLQKKGDRHCQEFYRALQINAEELYNDLPSRKILKTTDSTEIDTDKEKYMLNDRGPVFFLACFSVAAGFALFWYCCNSDTKVVGRARRILGFSPIIIGRHVRNICMLYLEDISRN
- the CARD19 gene encoding caspase recruitment domain-containing protein 19 isoform X6 — encoded protein: MYFLTSNSRLNEQVVDKIILQLNRVYPQILSNAEAEKFRNPKASLHTRLSDLIKHLQKKGDRHCQEFYRALQINAEELYNDLPSRKILKTTDSTEIDTDKEKYMLNDRGPVFFLACFSVAAGFALFWYCCNSDTKVVGRARRILGFSPIIIGRHVRNICMLYLEDISRN